The Vitis vinifera cultivar Pinot Noir 40024 chromosome 16, ASM3070453v1 DNA segment aactccctgatgaaataaggtttGCTCCAACTGGGTCTGAACTTCCttctaggatctctgatcaaaCCTCTAATGACCCTCAAGACTGAGTCACCTCTCTGTAATGGTCTATCAACAATCTCTGCTATCTTCCCTTGCCAGCGGgagatgaaggaagaaatggactCATCTGATCTCTGTCTGAAACCCTCAAGCTCTCCCCTCGACACATCTATGAcaatattaaatgaaaactaTCACAGAAACTCCTGAGCTAGGTCATCCCATGTCCTATGTCGCACGGACTCCAAATATACGAACCAACGCTGGGCTGTACCACTCAGAGATAAAGGAAACATGGTGATCATCCGTGACTCGTCTATtccatgggccctcatcacaGTACTGTAGAGTCGAAGATGAATATGAAAGCAACCAACACTTgtgtacctctcaatgtcaggcatcctgaacttagccaGTAGACTGGCCATTGGTATATTATCAAGATCATCCCAAGCCGATGAACTATCAGATACTCTCAACTGCCTGATATGTTGTTCAATACGATCCATACGTGCATGAGTATCCTCAAGGATTGTGGTCTGGACTACTGCAAATGGGGCAACCTCAGAATGACCATGTAATATATAGGGTAAGGCCCGTGACATTGTCGGAATAGGTGGTAGTGGTGGAGGTGGCAATGAGTTATAAGGCATCTTATCCTGAACTATGGGTTGTCTACTCTGTTGACTGCCTATCTCCTACCCGAGACTAGCCAAGGCCTTATGAATAGAAGCCATGGCGTCGTGAACTGATCAACTGTAACAAGTCTGATATCTCAAAAAAGCGAACTAATCTCCCCTCTACTCTGATCCAAGATGATAAATCAGCATTGAGAATGAAGAACCAATCCTAGAGAGCATGAAACACAAGATACCTGAATAGAGGCCATGGCATCCGTGAACTAGTCAACTGTGACAGTCTACTGATCCATGCTTGATATCTCGGAAAATTGAACTAAGCTCCCTTCTACTCTGACCCAAGATGGTAAATCCACACTAAGAATGAAGAACCAATCTTGAACAGCATGAAACACAAGATATGGTATGCACGGGGAAAACATGGAAGAAATGTTAGTCTGAACTAGAAAGAGCAAGGCTTCAAAGTGTAGAAGGATTGTCCGACTATAACTAAAGCCCGTAATGATCTCtgtgcactctcaactggagaccaAACGAGGGAGTATTGGGCCCAAGTGTAACcaaagaggctctgaaggcccttagatgcacccacgtgtagagAGGGAATCCTAGTCGAAGGATCTAAAGCTCAACCTACagggtcaaggtggctctaaaaggagaagggtggactttaaaaaaaatccctagtAGAAGCAATCATACCCTCTgatggtacgcaaccctctgcacgcctccaaagAGACGATACGCTTCCATGTAAGGTGGCCATCACTTTCACACATGccctacctcgacatcccagggggtttcttatAGTGAAAGCTCTCGCAATTCTCAATACTCagtagtcaactaaagtgcacagtgagtggtgtgggtgtattcgaaaatcctatgaagctaaagtagaaaaagaaacacactaatcacacaaatatccatgaaacctagctctagGTTATACAGGTCTTAAAGATCGGACTCCAATAAGCATCAATGTGTCGACCTCCTCCatatgctcccaaacatcgatatagcctgtcgctagaccctactcctaaccgcTAGCTCGATCGAAGAGTGAACAAAgtaacaagtctcatatcaaatatgagatcaaGGGAAATAAAGTCGACCGAGACTAGGGAGTtagaggtaaggggatagatgtgtgtCCCAGATAGACAAGCAATATATGCATCACATAGAAGAATAGCAGTCATGCACCAAGCAGTCTGCAAATAATAGGTATATCATTCATATCTACACATAAGCTAGTCAAAAATATGATAAGCAATATAGGAATATAACAAGAATAAACAATATGTTgagataaacaagataatatacaacaaatagaATCAATCATGTTAAGATGAATGAGATacacaaaaatgagaatatacatGTCTAGGAAAACAAGATAATCATACAACAAGAAGAGTCACTATGCTAAAGAAGATAAAAGAATCAATCGATGTAGTCAACATGTCAATATCACAAATGAACATAATAGCCAAACATGTATCATAGATAAACATATCAAAGCTCTCAATGTGTAACTAATAACCAATCATACCAAGACACATAGAGAGGGGTATCCATTGATCGAccaatcaaatgccacattttcctcaacttgtgttcaagtttgaccctttaaacatccccagtggagtcgccattttgtggatcTCGCATTTTCGCTCGATGCGTTTCCACTAGATGGCGAaactcgcttttttatttgtttggtgaaaatttgatttttaggaaaagacttggagtcaccacttatttttgttttatttttaaagggaaaaacaaaataagaaataaaaaccccaagtgtgactcctgaaggaaaaaacaggtctgtgaaaaatcgagtCTAGGTCCAGGGGTCAAGTTACCTACtaggaaggtacggtggtgagtcgtagcacccctctaagcccgtatacatatggtctctactaaacaaattaaggaaattgtggcaattaactaattaaatatggATACCGAGAAAAATAATCATGcaaatgagtatgtacaagtcatggtgaaaatcaatatacacaaaaataatgatgaaatttggttataaaaatacacaaaataaataataagagaattatgaaaaatgatttattgaactaaaaaaatatattaaaaaaataattttcaagaaatttcaaaggattttattaaaaatgattttgaagtaatgatttcaatttatttatttacaaaaaagaatcaATCTATCTTCTCAATCTCATtcgtattcaattttcaaaaaggttatttacacttattgtattaaaagaatttattacaaaatttcattttcggcacaaaaattatttttacaattttatttatagaagtattttgattcattttcatttaaaaaaaaagtgatttatacaaattatttaaaaagacataactttatttacaaaagaaattttaattaaaaagaaaaaaaagatttaaatcctTTATTTCTGAAAAgtacttttaatcccattttaattaaggaaaaataattcatttaaaaaaatattttttggacaattttattaaaaattaatttttgggacaactttatttacaaaaaattttttggacaatttttattaaacaaagaaatttctgaacaatcattattaaaaacaaattttcaagattctattaaaaacaatttttttttggatttttctaaaagcatttttatgaatttttattaataataatgaaaaaactttcttttatttaaaaacaatattttaaaattattattttattaaaacatatttattgaattcttcctctcatttaaaaaaaatttctagtttgttcgatgttcaattctgtacacactcaataaatatatatgaacGAATATTTACacgaactaataaaaataaaaccaaataaaagtgggaaataaaatatgtatcaaaataaacttacaacaagcTCAATGTCTTCTGACAATTTTTTCAATCTCACTTTCTTCCATAAAATTTCATGCTCCACGTGTCATCAATTCATACTCAGCCAACAGAATTGCAGAATAGGtctatgcaaaaacaaaaataacacaaatataaatatcGGAGATGTACAGAAttccaaacaaatattcaaacccaaattcaaatttcaaattagtcccataaatttcaccaattaaaaatgggcccaaattaacaaatataattcAACAAAAATATCCCATGCCAATAACCATATTGCAAAAATTCgcaattaattaccaaaatacaaGCATAATTAGGCAAGCCCAaatacaataaatcaaaataaatccaattaggcctaaatttaatatctcataattcaaacctaatttaataAACAAACTCAAATTCACAACCAAAATTAAGCCCAATCTATGCTAACCCAATTCacaataaaaaccaaactcaatttaataaatgaataactaaataaattaaacctaAAATCACAAACCATCACTGtacaaatcaataataataataataataataataataataataataaatgtttctGATGAGAAAGTTAGgaaatgagaaaatgagagaaaagagaaagggtCGCCCGCCGACGGTGATTAGCCGATGGTCTCGTTGGCGACAATGAGGGTTGATGGTttttacaaaaaacaaaaacaaataataataataataataataataataataataataataataataataataataataataaaagtaagataataaaaaaaatggaggaaaagaaTTGGGACGGCCCGTGTCTCTACAAGTGGGTGTTTGGGTagataacaaaaatgaaaaatggggaagaagaaaatgggggGCTTCGGCCGTGTGGGAGTGAGTAAGAAGAGAGagatatatgaaaaaattgagCAAAAAAATGGGGGCCCGTCGTCCATGTGTACTGTGggagagataaaaaaaatgaagcggCAAAATGGGGGAGCACGACCGGGAATcgaaaaagaaagggaagaagaaaaataggtcAACTTTGCGTGTGTTGGGGGagttggaagaaaaagaaaaaaaatgaagagggGAATGGGAGCAGCCGTGTGGGTGTTTTGGGCAGAGAAAGGGCTAGAGAAAATGGGTCGGCTCTGCGTGTGTTGGGGGAgctggaagaaaaagaaaaaaaggaagagaggaaTGGGGACAGTCGTGTGGGTGTTTTGGGCAGAGAAAGGGCTGGAGAAAATGAGTAGGCTCTGCGTGTGTTGGGAAAgctggaagaaaaagaaaaaaaggaagagaggaaTGGAGGCAACCGTGTGGGTGTTTTGGGTAGAGAAAGGGCTGGAGAAAATGGGGAAGAGCTAAAcgaatggaaggaaaaaaataataaaaataaaaaactaggaGGTAGGGGTAGGTCGTGGGAATGAGACGTATGGGAAGATGGGAATGAGGGGTATGGGCATGAGAGGGAAAGAGTGGGTGGGTGAGGGTAGGTGGaggagaaaaatgaagaaagatgagagaggatagatgaagaagaaaagaaaagaaaaagaaaaataaataataataataataataataataataataataataataataataataataataaaagtaatagtaataaaatagaataaaatagaataaaataatatataacataataaaaataataattaaatggtGAGTTggctaaaaaaaatcatatgtagTTGGGATTTAAAATCTAAGGACAAAATTgggctcaaaattaatgtaaaaataaaattgggacaaattttgaggtctacactctctttctctctctaacatCTAAgcatattaaacaaataaatttattaattaggaagtgtcttaaaattttaattcactacaattgttatttcattaaatttcCTTTGTTATAGATGTATTATAAGAGGATTTTCTTGATTGATGTTGGGTTGTAGAGACATATTAgcttatcaaaagaaaaaggtgaaatgaattcataaaatttcttttaaatgttcTTAGGTTATGAGACGAAGATGTTACAACATGAATAGGGATAGTTTTAGACATTTCGCTTGGTTTGCAATCATGGAATAGAGAGTTATAACATGTATAGAGGTAGTTTTAGATAGCTGACTGTATTAGGTTTGGAGATATGCGATGGAGAGGTGAGAGACACCTAACGTAATAAAGCTTGGATTGAGAGACACCTAATGCGATAGTATTCATCTCTTAATTAAAAAGACTTGGCTTTACTTTTGCAATCATCTTAAAATATCTATATACAATTCTCTTTTACTCCACATCTCATAGTTTTTTGTATTcctaaatgatatttttttcatccttaAATCTCCATATTTTTTAGGGCTACTTGGTCCTCAACCAGTTCTTCATAGTTTTCATGTGGACATGCCCATGGAGGAAACACTGCTATGAGCCGATTAGGTTGTATCTTGAAGTTGTTATTAATTGTTGGCACTAATACATAGGGAGGTGATATCCGTTCTAGGATAATGTGTTCTCATGTGCCTCTCCAAAATAGGCTAGCACTTCTTATCTATGTTGTTATcgtaataaaattatatattggCCAGGGGCTTTAAATCTATGTTCTCGTTCtgctatgattttttttttttttttttatgtataatcgattgattttcttttattctcaaATATAGACAAGATTACTCAAATCATATAGAAATCCCATATATTTCATGTCAATGGATTTATCTTTACAAATATAGTACAATATGTTCCATAAAAAATTTCTCTGTCACAACCAAGtcattaaaaatacaaacacaaCGACCCTTATGAAGTGGTAACAATGACATGAATTAGTCATATCCATAGGCAATGGATAAGTTGAGTGCGACGACAAAAATTTGGTCCCAGAAAGTCTGATCGAGAGCATAGTGTGGCCGACTTGTATGGTGAACCAATTGGTGGCGCCAAGTCGGTCATCCCATGAAGGCCCATTTGCAAGCAAGGAGTCCATAAAATATTATGGATTTCATCTAGAACATTGTTGAGCTATCTTATCACTCTTTTCCATTTGCCCACTTGCTTTTAAGTTCAAAAGAAAAGGTCACATGATCAATTATTCTGCAATATGtgctaaaaaattaagatattttatgCGTGCTTTGAATAGGGTTCAAAATCTCGATTGAGACCGGTACGACTCGGCCATGGTCGGTATTGGACCGATACTCGAGTTGGATATTTTGTCAGCTTGTGAACAAAGTCGGTTGAATTAAAGATAAATGAACAGTCTCGGAGTGAATCCCATGGAAACTTTGAGACAACTCCAAGATCATGTTGAGACTAAGCTATTTGGGCAATtggtaatggaaaaaaaaaaggtaatattgGAGTAGAAATGGTGGAAAAGGTGAGAGGATCAAAACCcacgaaaatgaaaaatacaaagagtTAGAACCCTGCATCTTCATCCTTATTTGCATCTTCATCCTTTGCATTTTGAGGAGAAATGGGTATCTTGAGAGAGAAGCAAAATAGAGAAAGCCGAATTGAAGCCCTAGGCATGGATTCACACAGAGAATAAGAAACTTTGTAATGACCCGCTCtaaaccgtgtagatattgtccactttggacccaaaggggcccttacagctttaaaacgcatctataGGGTTAAGaaaagtccatacttatatagcgccaagaactttcccccctatttgatgtgggatgtcacaaacacccttCCCATGCAGATACAacatcctcgttgtgtcccacggGATTGTGGGGCCAAACAGACGAACACCCCTATGGggtcaaacaaacccccacatcgAGGTCGgagatcggctctgataccatttgtaacggcCCGCttccaaccgtgtagatattgtccgctttggacccaaaggggccctcacggctttaaaacgcatctacaaggttaagagaagtccatacttatatagcatcACAAACTTTCCctcctatccgatgtgggatgtcataAAAATACTAGAGAGTGTGAAACTTAGAATGATCAGAACCGATGAAGAGAATGGGGAAGCCATTAGAGGATTCCTACCAGGTAGATATTCAACAATGAATTTGAATCGTAGAGAGAAGTGCAAAAGCCCTAGCTCTTACAACCAACCTTCTCTCTCTGTTGTCTATGCAAGGAAGAAGATTTACACTTGCACCCAAATCAAGAAGAACTTTCTCCACTTATGTGTTTCCAATTTTCACTAAAATGTTAGGACACCCTAGATTTTTATACTTGATTGGAGTCTTGCATTCATCATGTCAAGGAGTGGTATGTTAACTTTGACTTGCTTAAGAActtcaaaatcttcaattgCATTATTTACCACCTTCCTTGAATGAAGAGCTTTTAGAAAATGTGGagataagatattttatttcttcttaaCCTCCTCACACATAGTCTCATCTTCacttgatttatcatatttgcttacatcattcatttttcttgttttttcacaTTCTCTTCTTgcttctctatttttattttattttttttctattttggtttTAGCATGGCTTGTTCAACTTGCTAATAATATTCTTTTGATTTCTAATGAGGTCACCCATCACTTTGCTCAAATTCACAATAACTTGATCCACTAGGGAAGCCAGCTTGATGTTGAGAAGCTTGCATGTTAGAAGAGAATTGACTTTGTCCACTTTTGCAAGATTGGTTTGGATGATTCTTCTACTCGAGGTTGAAGGTATTTGAGAATGCAGAATTGTTAGGTTGCTTAAAAATCTAATTGTGTTAGCTTGTTCCACAAACATCTCTCTAATAGCGAATATGATGGGACATTCACTCATTAGATGTTTAGTTGATTGACATATAGAATATTGTACAATTTGCATTGACACATCATTAACTACTTTGACTTCATGAGCTCCTCTTAGTTCAAGTTCTTCAAATCTCCTTGCTAGAGCTGTCATTTTTGCTTCCATGTCTACATCTTCATTCAAAGTATACATTCCTCTTTTAGAATTGCTTTGAGCCATTGCTTTACTCGATTCTTTTCCATTAGGTTCATCTCATGATCTAGATATCTTTGCCACATAGTTTAAAAATCCAATGTTTCATCAGGACTTTGGATTATAAAGTCACCTCCACACATGATTTCTAACAATTGCTTCATAGCTGAAGACATCCCTTCATAAAAGTGGCTTACCAACATCCAAGTGTCAAACCTATGATGAGGACAAACATTGGCTGCTTCCATATAACTCTCCTAACaagcataaaaaatttcattctccATAACCACAAAATTAGTAATTTGCCTCTTCAAACCATTAGTATGATGAGTTAGAAATAACTTCTTTAATAATTCAGCTTATAGTTTTGGCCATGAGCAGATATTACGAGGTCTCAAAGAGTTCAACCATATTTTTTCCTTAtctttaaagtgaaaggaaacAATTTTAGCCTCATGAGATCAATTGATGTAGTTCTTTCTTGAAAAGTATGACATATTTCcttaaaatcttttatataagtataagaatttttattctCCATACCATGAAATTAAGGAAGAAGTGGTACCAAATAATTAAGGACGAATGATCATTTGCTTGTTAGGAAGAATGATGTATAATGAAGCACTCAATTTTGGTGGATGCATATGGTCTCTCATAGATCGAAAATGAAAGTTGTCTTCATTAGGACCATGTTGACTTAATTGATCTTCATCTTAGGATTTCCTTTCATTTGTATCAATTCCAAGATTTGACACTTGAGTAGATGAATTAGTTCTTTCCAATCTTCCCTTAGAATTAAATTCCCAATGGAGCATGCAAGGGTTCACCTATAAGACAAcccaagaaacaaaacaaaccaagaagtactaaaagagaaataaaactaaaaggaaaaaaagaagatgaaaaatggAGAATCAGTAAAGAGGACGTCACCAATGTTGTGATGTGAATCATAAAGGATGATCTTCACCAAAGAAAATTTGCCTCAATCATCTTGGCACCATCCTCAGCAACGATGCCATTTTTTATCAAtgaatttttgttgtttattgcatcaaaacaatttttttttaacttaattcaaCTATACTAAGGTAGCTTCTATTAAGATGTGTGAAGCCTAATTATTATCCTAATAGTATattaagggtattttaagttaaGGTATTTTGGGGTTTTTACATATGTAATTTGGTTACCgtatttatattatgtttaggATAGTTAtctgaataaaagaaaaagactttgaaattttgattccaAAAATTACAATTAGGAACATCCAAACTAGATTACCAAGCAATTAGGAGCTAGCATTGAATCATGATACCAATATTGTTGTGGccatgattaatttttttttttccttaatgaaaaataaagagatcTCTATAAACTACAAAAAGAACATATCAAAAAATTatctgaattttattttattttctttataaaattgctatttttttttaaagttctttTCAAGAAAATACTCATATTATTAAAGGGTGGTAAAGTTAGTATACGCTTAGTGTccatttgagaatatttttagaaagtgtttctaacatttctagaacctttctaaaacttaaatttaagcataaaaaaaggtagaaacacTTATTAAAAACACCATCAAATAGACTCTTAATGGGCCAAAATTCTTTTCAAGATTCTCAAATAACCCAAAATATCAAGAAGCATAAAATGACATCGTTAATAACCTTTTCCAAAGTAAAGTAATCCAATGTATGAACtaatagaatagaataaaataaaaaaacacaaagaatagaaaatgaaatgtCTACAAGGATCTGAATATTCATTAGAAGTTGGAAAACTGCATCTTTTAAAATTGACAAATCTAAAACCCTAAATTAAAGGCAATTTTAATGGCCCACCAAATGCCTTTTGAACTCCAAAACCTTGGTTTGTCATAGTtacctacattttttttttcccattttaggtatatatatatatatatatatatatatatatatatatatatataggatgaAATCGCAACTTTAAGCTTAGAATGTTGGCTGCCagattttgttttcattaattaatgCTTGCtttgtggtgtttgtttttttgcccgaataaaaaaagccaaaatatttggctttttttattcatctaaAAATAACCTGTTGACATCATctaatataactaaaatgaacctattgataacaagttcactttagttatgttggacgatgtcaacatgttacttttaattgaatagaaaaggccaaatattttgactttttctattcagccaaaaaagaAACACCAAACCTAGATTTTTCTATATACTTACAAgaataaagattaaaatttcCATAGATACCAAATCAATATggttattttttccctttttcaaataactaaatataagatagttgaaaataaagtcttttatttaaaacttatatttcatataataaatCACTAAATAACACTAGTAGCTTATTGATTAGATTTTAATGACTTATATTATATTCTtacatcaaattaaaaatataaacggTCAATAAGaattaaacaaatattattttttatgatttagttaattcaaccataaaaataagtataaaaaggaaaaatattgaatcaacaagaaaaaaaaagtatgaataatattaaataagatttttttaaaaaaaattatagagagGCCAAATTATTTGtaagggctttttttttttttttttttaaaattttggaaaaaaatttacatgtaagagaatttttatttatttatttatttataggaaaattgAGGGAGGTGGGCATGTGCGCGCTGCCGCCACCCCCCCCACCCCCGGGAAAATTGAAGGGTGTGGGCATGTGCACCCCGCCAACCCCCCCACCTGCCCCCCCTTAAGCCTTGGCTGGCTCCGCCAGTGCCCACCACATATTCTATAAATTCTTTTCCCTTGATTTGAACCTCCCTCCAGTACTTCTTCTATTTCCTTTCGTTTTACAGCTTAGTTTCATAAGCAATACTGATCCATGGCCTCAGTGGAGGAAATTAGAAGAAATGCCCAGTGGCCCCGCGGCCCCGCCACAATTCTAGCCATTGGCACAGCACTCCCGGATAACTGCTTTCCCCAGGCTGAATTTCCTGATTTTTTCTTTCGGGTCACCAAGAGCGAGCACTTGACTCAATTGAAAGAAAAGTTCAAGCTGATTTGTAAGTCTCTAATATTATAGTAATATGATGCTCACTGAATGCATATGTGTGCAATGAGACAAAATGAGGTAATTTATATATACAAAGCAATTGAGActcttgaagattttttttttttttttttcattttttattatttatgaaatgataaaataaaatcagcATTTTAAGCATTAGAAAGtatgaagaaaatagaaaggataaattaatattatcttaAAGGGAGGTCTCTAAATTTCCTTATTAGACTTTCTGCAATTGAGGCCAGATTTTATTCATGTTcaatgattgtttttttttttttttttcaagttaaattaatttataagttgcttaattttagttttgatatgAGCATCATTTCAGGTGTTTAAGAATAGTTGTGCAATTGGAAGCTATTAGATTTCTTTACCAAGTTAGTGGAAGTGTTGCTCTATTGAAACATAATGCCCATTAAACACTATTTTCAGGTGAGAAAACAATGATTAAGAAACGTTACATGCATCTGaatgaaaaaatgattaaagaGAATCCAAACATAGGCGCCTCCTTGGATGCTCGTCAAGATATTGCCAACGTTGAGGTACCAAAACTGGGTAAAATTGCAGCAGTAAACGCCATCGGAGAGTGGGGACAGCCCAAATCTAGGATCACGCATCTTGTATTCTGTACAACCACGAGCTTACACATGCCTGGTGCCGACTATCAACTTGCTAAGATCCTAGGTCTTGAACCAAAGGTTAAACGGGTGATGTTGTACCTTCAAGGTTGCTTTGGTGGTGGGACTGCCCTCAGAATGGCTAAAGATCTAGCAGAGAACAACGTAGGTGCTCGTGTTCTTGTAGTATGTTCTGAAATCATAACATCGACTTTCCGTAAGCCTTCTGAGATCGAAGTAGAAAATTTAGTAGGCCAAGCTCTTTTTGGGGATGGAGCCGCAGCTCTAATTGTGGGATCAGATCCAGATACCTTAATTGAACGACCATTATTCCAGCTCATCTCCGCAGATCAAATGTTCATCCCTGATTCAGAGAATGCAATTGAAGGGCATGTTTGTGAAATGGGCCTTGTTGTTAATTTGGCAAAAAATGTGCCAAACCTAATTTTTGAGTGCATAGACAAATGCATGGTTGAAGCTTTCGGTCCCCTTGGTATTAATGATTGGAactcattattttttatcattcaccCAGGTGGTCGGGCAATTCTTGATCAAATCGAAGCAAAACTCAgcttagaaaaggaaaaactcG contains these protein-coding regions:
- the LOC100854415 gene encoding stilbene synthase 3 gives rise to the protein MASVEEIRRNAQWPRGPATILAIGTALPDNCFPQAEFPDFFFRVTKSEHLTQLKEKFKLICEKTMIKKRYMHLNEKMIKENPNIGASLDARQDIANVEVPKLGKIAAVNAIGEWGQPKSRITHLVFCTTTSLHMPGADYQLAKILGLEPKVKRVMLYLQGCFGGGTALRMAKDLAENNVGARVLVVCSEIITSTFRKPSEIEVENLVGQALFGDGAAALIVGSDPDTLIERPLFQLISADQMFIPDSENAIEGHVCEMGLVVNLAKNVPNLIFECIDKCMVEAFGPLGINDWNSLFFIIHPGGRAILDQIEAKLSLEKEKLEVSRHVLREYGNIVSSCVFFVMDEMRKKSFKEEKATTGEGLEWGVLLGFGPGLTVETVVLRSQ